Within Longimicrobiales bacterium, the genomic segment GACGGACATCGCGTTCATCTCGGTCGGCCGCGCGAACGGCGTGGGGATCGGCGATGAGTTCGGAGTGTATGTACCCACTCGCGGTGTCTCGGGTCAGGTGGAGCGGCTGCCGTCGGAGCCTGTCGGGACCGTGCGGGTGGTCAAGGTGGAAGAGAACACGGCGACCGTGCGTGTGAGGTCGGTGAACAATGCGGCACTTGCGAATGGTCTGCCGGTTCACATGATACGTAAGATGCCGTGAGACGCGGCGCTGCCGCATCGCACTCGCTCAGTTAGAGGTCGATACGGGCGCCGCATGAGGCGCCCGTATCTTTATGGGGTATGATGGTCACGATTCTGTTCGCGATCGCGCTCGTGCTGTATGTCGGCGCATCAGGCACGCTCGCGGCGTCGTTCGCAGGTGGGCGCGGCGCAGCGCCGCGCACGGGCGTCGCGCTGATCGGCGGTGCGCTGGCGGTCCACGCGGCCGCACTGGTCATATTTACGATAACGCATGCGGAGCTGCCGCTCGTCGGGCTGGCGCCGTCGCTGAGCACGCTCGCGTTCCTCATTACGCTCTTCCTGTTCGCGACAACCCTCGCGCGCGAATCCCGCCCCGTTGGAATCGTCCTGGTGCCCCTGACGGCCGTGCTGCTCGCGATTGCGCTCGTCATCGGGATCGCGCCATCCGGCGAGGCGCTCGCGTTCAGCGGAGTCTGGTTCAGTTTCCATGTGCTGCTCGCGTTCGTCGGCTATGCCGGGCTCGCCGTCGCATTCGCGGCGGGACTGCTCTACCTGCTTCAGTTCCGTGAGTTGAAGGACAAGCGTCTCGGCCGCGTCTTCCGGTTTTTCCCGAGTCTGCCAGCCCTCGACATGATCGGGCGGCGCGGTGTGGCGATCGGGTTTCCGGCATTGACGGTTGCCCTGCTGCTCGGCTGGGCATGGACGGTTCGCTTCCGCAACACATTTGCCGCCGGCAACCCTGAAGTGATCTGGGGCGTACTCACCTGGTTGACGTTTGCCGTAGTCATCGGTGTGCGTTATGCGAACGGACCGAACACGGAGCGGCGGGCGGCAGCCGCCAGCGTGATCGGCTTTGCATTCGTCGTGGCATCCTACCTCATGCTGCGCCTGTTCGTCGCAGGCAAGGCGTTCCTGTGATCAGCGGAGCGCGCTGATGTCGCTGGCAGTAGTCGGCGTCAGCCACCGCACCGCGCCGCTCGAGGTGCGCGAGCGGTTCGTCGTGGACGCGCACGCGAGTGCAGCGGCGCTCCGGCGCCTGGCCGCCATCGGCTGTACGGAGGCCGTTCTGCTGTCGACGTGCAATCGTACCGAGCTCTACATGCGCGGGCCGGCCGCGCATCCGGATGCCGGCATCATCGGCGCGCGGTTCCTGAGCGACCACGCGGGGATGCTCGAAGCCGACGCCGATCGCTATCTCTACACACTGCACGACGACGGTGTAGTCGAGCACCTGTTCCGGGTGGTCGCGAGCCTGGATTCCATGATCCTGGGCGAGGCGCAGATCCAGGGCCAGGTGAAGGCAGCCTACGAGCGGGCAGTGGAGACGAACAACGGCGACTTCGTCGTCGGTCCCGTGCTCGCGCGGCTGTTCGAGACGGCACTGCGTGTGGGTGGCCGCGTGCGGAGCGAAACGAAGCTCGGGACGGGTGCGGCGTCGGTACCATCGGCATCGATCGAGCTGGCTCACAAGATATTCGGCAGCCTGGAAGGCCGGCGTGCGCTGGTACTGGGCGCCGGCGACATGAGCGAGCTGACGATGGAGTGCCTGCGCGGCGCAGGCGTTCAGGATATCATGGTGGCGAATCGCACGGCAGCGCGCGGCGAGGAGCTGGCGCTGCGTGTGTCGGCGCGGCCCGTGCCGTTCGACGACGTGCCGGCGCTGCTGCGCGAGGTGGACATCGTCGCCGCCGCGACGTCGGCGCCGCACGCGGTGATCACGCGGGCAGTCGCTGAGAACGCGCTCGGCTCCAGCCGGCGGACTCCGCTGCTGATTCTGGATATAGCAATACCGCGCGACGTGGAGCGGGAGGTCGGCGATCTGCCGAACGTATTCCTGTATGACATCGACGATCTGAGCCAGGTCGTCGAAGGCAATCTCGAGCGCCGGCGCTCCGAGATCGCGGTGGCCGAGGAGATCATCCAGGATGGCGCGCGTGAGTTCCGCGCCTGGTATCGCGGCCGCAACGTGGTCCCGCTCATCCGCGAGCTGCGCGGGCGTGCGGAGGAGCTGCGCGAGACCGAGACCGCACGTGCGCTGCGCATGCTCGCGCATCTGAGTCCGACGGACCGGGCGGCGGTCGAGAATCTGACGCGCCAGC encodes:
- the ccsA gene encoding cytochrome c biogenesis protein CcsA; its protein translation is MMVTILFAIALVLYVGASGTLAASFAGGRGAAPRTGVALIGGALAVHAAALVIFTITHAELPLVGLAPSLSTLAFLITLFLFATTLARESRPVGIVLVPLTAVLLAIALVIGIAPSGEALAFSGVWFSFHVLLAFVGYAGLAVAFAAGLLYLLQFRELKDKRLGRVFRFFPSLPALDMIGRRGVAIGFPALTVALLLGWAWTVRFRNTFAAGNPEVIWGVLTWLTFAVVIGVRYANGPNTERRAAAASVIGFAFVVASYLMLRLFVAGKAFL
- the hemA gene encoding glutamyl-tRNA reductase, translated to MSLAVVGVSHRTAPLEVRERFVVDAHASAAALRRLAAIGCTEAVLLSTCNRTELYMRGPAAHPDAGIIGARFLSDHAGMLEADADRYLYTLHDDGVVEHLFRVVASLDSMILGEAQIQGQVKAAYERAVETNNGDFVVGPVLARLFETALRVGGRVRSETKLGTGAASVPSASIELAHKIFGSLEGRRALVLGAGDMSELTMECLRGAGVQDIMVANRTAARGEELALRVSARPVPFDDVPALLREVDIVAAATSAPHAVITRAVAENALGSSRRTPLLILDIAIPRDVEREVGDLPNVFLYDIDDLSQVVEGNLERRRSEIAVAEEIIQDGAREFRAWYRGRNVVPLIRELRGRAEELRETETARALRMLAHLSPTDRAAVENLTRQLLNKVLHSPTARLREAAADGREGQITEAARYLFGLGNGSALDDDAPPDGGAHHDEE